The Colius striatus isolate bColStr4 chromosome 9, bColStr4.1.hap1, whole genome shotgun sequence genome contains the following window.
AGAAAGATATAAGCAATGGAGTACTATTTTAGGACATGGGTGTCTACCTCAATATACAGGATGCCAGGTAAGGTGATGTTATTTTGCTATGAGAAACACTTCAATGCTGTTCTTTTGCAGTAAAAACTGACCTCTTGCAGCATCTCTAGTCTCTGAAGAAATTTCACTAGGGCTGGGGATCCCAAGggttgtttctgctttttctatGACATTTGAAATGCCTTGACCTAGAGAAGACAGCAGTATTACTTTAACCATGAgatacaacaaaaagcagaaaagaaagaggattaGGACTGCATATTGGTTTTGGTTATTCTGGATTCTTCCTGTTCGAGACAGTTTACCCAACACTAAAACCTACTACTACCCAGCTTGCTTACCACCGTAGTAAACTCAAGTTTCACCTCAGCTTTTAAATCAGGTTGTAAATACCAGCTGATCATCAGTTTAAAAACACCAGCTGAAACATATGCAAACACCTTAAAAGCTTGGAAGTAATTTTGCCTGTGCACATCCCCTCAATCTCCCTGTACCTTTTGGTACAAGTTTTCCCCTTAACTTCAACAAtccttttgacatttttccAACAACTGCTGCTATAACAAAAATCCCCTTCTCTAGAAACCAGCTCAAAAAGCACCAACTTGAGACGTGAGGTACGGTTCAAGCATTTATCAAATACCAGCAGGAGCCTTACCTACAGTAGCTACAGTAGCAGATGCAGTTGACAAAAGAGATTTCCCCCAGCTTCCCCAGTAGCCCCATCCAGTCTGAACTGCAGCAGGAGAATCTGAGACCtttaacaaaggaaaacaggaggGAGCGAGGTAGGTATTGTGCTGAGGAGCACAGGCAGTCCATGAGGTGTAACTGCTGTGCAGCTTTTTCTCTTCACATGAAACTGCAGTGTGAATTGTCAAAAGAAGCAGTGAGGCCTATGGTCAAAACTATTCTGTGCATAAGGCCATGAAACATGAAGCTACTCTAAGCAGAGCAAGCAGAGGAATGTACCTGGTGTGTTTCAGCTGCGGGTTTTTCTGTGGCAGCAGGCTGACTCGGGGGTTTGGGTTCCGGTCTCTTCCGAGTCATAGGCACAGACTCGAGCTCTTGCTCTCTCTCTTCACTGCTCTCAGTGCAGCCAAGTTCCTCTGCTTCCTGTCCATTTTCGGCTTCATAAAAGGtttcttctttcagattttCACTGCTGTCTTCCTCGGACATGACTGCAAACACCtgtaaaagcaaagcagataaTCATTCTCTGGTACACGTTGACATTAGTGCAAAAGCATCACATTTGTGTTTGAAATATCAAGCACAACAATCAGAAATCCCTACGTAGCCACACACACCCGCACAAACAGATTATGTTCTTGAGGGACGTGTGTACACTGAGTTTCTTCCAGTCAGGTCTAACAGTCACACTTGGCAGTTTAAAGTCCCACAGACACGTGTGGCTCTATCTAACCGACACACCCTctccacaggaaagaaacaaattgcTAACTCTCAAAAGCAAATTAAAGGTACAAAAAGTCCTCAGATAACTGAATGACTTGCTTCATcatagaaaagggaaaacacGTTGCTTGCAATAGCTGCATAGAAGGGTGTTGGATATGAACTGGGATAGCTATCAGCCAGCCAGTTTGGTAGAGAAGCAGCAATTGGTTTGCTTCTGTATTTAGGGCTGAGCTTCACCAGGGCTTTAACACCACCCAGGACTTGCAATATGctccagctgccacagcaaCCAGCCCTGATATTGACGATAGTGCCCGCGAACAGGGCTGCCAGGCTGCCGCCTGCTCACGGGGGCAGaggtttttctctcctcctggtTTGCTGGCAACATTTCACCAGCTCCCCGGCAGCAACTTGAAGGCAAAGCCAGGCAGGGCCGCGCTGAACCACAGCCTCCCACCGTCCCTGCCAGCGCGGAGCAGTGTCCCCGGAGAGGTGGGCTCCGATGCAATCAGAGCAGCTACCCCCAGCCATGGGATCTGGTTGGTTTCCAGCCCAGGAAGAGGACAGCAGCCCCTATGGAACAAGCAGGTCTAGGTGACAGGCCAGGGACGCTCCTCCCGTTTCCCCGTGACTCCAGCACGTCCTGGCCTGGCCGGCCGTGCTGAGCTGCACCCGGGGCAGCCACCGGGCCCGTCTCCCCCCGGGGACACCCCTGCGCTCCCCTTAGCCCCGGGGCGGTCTCCCCTGCGTCTCCGCCTCCGCAGGAGACCCTCAGGGTCCCGTGAGCCCCATACGGAGCCGCCCAGACGGCCCAGAGGCTGCGGTGACGCGCGGCCTCGCGCTGCTCTGCTGCCCCACGCGTGCCCGAGAGGCGCCCGCAGCTCCCGCGGCACCGCCTGCCCCACGGGGACCCCAAGTGCCGCGGAGCCGCCGTCCCCTTGGGTCTCTCCGTCCCACGGAAAGCCCGTCCAAGCCCCTggcgcctcccgccgccgccccggtgCCGGCGCCACCTCacccgccgggccgggccgggccgggccgcgccgccaGCTCCGCGCTGCCCCACGGGCGGACCGTGACCACCGAGGCGAGGGCAGAGCGGCGCCCGCGCCTGACCCGGAAGTGCGGCCCAGCCCGGAAGGGCGCCTGGGGGAGCACgtccgggcggcggcggcggcggaggcgcGCGGCGGGACCGGGGCGAGCCAGGCCAGGCCGGGCCCGGGCGTCTCCTGGCAGCGAGAGCTGGCAGCGCCGCTCCCGCGCTGCGCTACCGCGGCGTCACGCTGTACCTGGCGGCATCGGGAGTGGCGGGAGGCGGCGCAGCGGTGCGTAGGCCCCCCGCGGCCGGTTGGCGCGGAAGCGCTGCCCGGGAGAAGCGGCCGGTGTTTGTCGCGGCGCCAGGCCCACGCGTGACGTGCGGGGAGCGCGGCTGGACGCGGGGCTTCCCGCTGCCCCGGAGTCGGCGTCTAAGGGCGGTTTTGTGCGTGGTCGTTGTCAGCTGAGAGGGGAGAAGCAGCGTGTGCTTGTGTGCAGCCGGCCGGGAGCTGCCCCGTGCCCCGTGTCTGCAATTAAGGGACTGCATCTGCGGCAGCTGTGTCCCGTAGCCAGCCCCGTGCGGCGGGGGCTGCGGTGGGCTCGGCAGCTTGGCTCTTGACCTTGGGTTTTTGGGCAGTGGGTGCAACTGCTCCTTTCAGATCCCTCAGTGGTGCTGGCAAAGAGTGAGCGCTCTTTACAACCTCTCGCACGCTTGGAGCACCAGTGCTGTAGCTCAGCAAGACCACGACATCTAATTGCACAGACTTCCCAGGAATTGAGTCTTCAGGGCTCTGCCGTAtgctgctcccagcctcagAGGAGGGCCAGAGGGGCCACGTGGAATGGCCGTGACGGCCTCACTTCTGCAAGCTGTCACACTGCGAGTAGGAAGTCTGCAAAAGTGATCTGTTTAGATCAGTTTGGTGTGTGTTCATTTCACTTTCTGTAAATGCCAAAGCAGACAGGCTTCCACATCATGTGCCAGAAGCAGCAGTCGGTTAGAGCGAGCTGTAATTGTCAGTGAGAGCGGGCTGTGATCTTCCttatggagcatcttccttgcaaggaaaggctgtggcaactggtgctgtttagtctggagaagagaagactgtgaGGGGACCTCATTACCGTTTACAAATGTCTACATGGTGGATGTCAGGGTGTTGGGGCAtcatgtttttctgttgtagctagtgataggacaaggggtaatggaaagaagctggaacacagcaagttccatttaaacataaattaaaaggaggtgagggagccttggcacaggctgcccagggagggtgtggagtctccttctctggaggttttcggAACCCACCTGGACTCGTTCCTGTGTGATCCGATCCTGTGTGATccgatctaagtggacctgctttgacagagtagttggactagatcatctctaaaggtcccttccaaaccctaccattctgtggtctGTCAGGTGTGTCTCATTTTATGGCTTTGCTTTCATGCAGGTGTGAAATGATGTTATGAGCACGGATGTTATGAGCCGTATAACTTGCGACCTCTGGGGCCCCAGGTTTGCAGTGCCTTATAAATGCGTGTAATTTTAAGTACTATCAGTACTCCACTGACCTCAGTGGGACTACCCGTAGTGCTCTAAGTTAAACACAGATACACTTCTTTGGGATGAGAGCCAAGAATGACTCATACAAGCACATACATCACAGATTTTTATCTGCCTACTGCTATTTGTTGCTAAAACTTATGGTTTAATAAAGGTTAAATATGCTGAGCTCAACTTCAGGTTCAGTAGTAAAACAGCCAGCTTCTTCTGGTCTGTACGTCTCATCTTGCTTGGGCTTTATGCTTTCCTGAAGAGTTGTGAAGGTGGCACTGTTCATGCTGTATCCTTTTTGGATCCtttctcagccccagcagctgttTGGCATGAGTGAGATGCTCGAGGAATACGGATTTCACAAATCATTTTCCTTTCCGCAGCGCTCGGCAGTGAGAGATCGTTGTCTGCTTAGCAGTAATGGCTTTTCCAAAAGCAGAATGTGACAAACAATATCTAATAAATCAGAGCTCGAGGAGTTTAATAGTAAAATTCAATGACCCATCTCCAATGTTTTATACATTATGCGAGCTCGGTACAAATATAGTGGAGAGCGTAGGCAATTACTGAAGATAATTATCTTATCTTTACGAGGGAAAGTGTTGCCGAGTATTTGTTGTGTTAAATAATTGTCTGAGGTTCCTGATGGCATTTTAGGAGTGTCACAGACACTTGGATATCTAACAGTTTAAATTTAATGCATTAAAGTAACAACAACACAAGCGAAGGACGGGAAGGACTGCAATTATTCTCTAATAAATCTGAAACATTGTTAGTTGGGAGGTCATTGTTTTAGAAGATTGCAAGTTACTCTGATTCGGTAGTGAAGAAGAGGGTTTGGTTTCCCTGCAGAGCTATTATCTCTTGTAACTGCATCAAATGCTGTGAAGTTGAGTCCCACATGGTATGCAACAGCCATTAAGTGCAGTGGCATTTTTAACTGAAGGCAGCTGGGTCATGGAGTGATTGTATGCCAAGGACCTGTGCCCACAGCGCCTTTACTTGCTTTGACAGGCTCTCAAATGGCAGCTCTGGCAATACCAATCAGTGATCCACAAACTACTCACAGCCTGCCTTTAAGAAATCTGCACAAGGCTACCAAAATAAGCAGGACGGTCAACAGCAGCCTTTTGAGGGCTCTGAAAGTACTAAAACGGAACATAAAAACACTCCTTCAAACTGACCATCAGCCTTCTGAGGGCTCTGAAAGTACTGGGGGTCTGAAATTGGAACGTAAAACCACTCCTTCAAAGTGATCAGCAGCCACCTTAGTGCTGGGTTTTCTCAGACCTATGCAGTTGGTGTGGCTGAGATGCACTTCTCCCAAGGCTTCTCCAAGGCTCTCCATAACGCTTCCCCTGAAGTGTGACTGGtggaaaacaagaacaaaagaggCCTTGGTTAGCTGTGGGAAAGTAGCTTCTTCAGCACAATGGTATAATTGAGTTCTCAGTATTGGTCTCAAACGAAGGGACAAGAGGTGTGGTAGGAGACAGTGGGCctaataaaggaaaagaaagagggcAGATGAAGGGATTGCTGTTTACAGGGAAACAAGTGGAGGGCCTGTTCTGTAGTTTCCCTTGCATGATTCAGTGAGTGAGTTGGTTAGTCAAGCTTGAAGGAGGGTTGGAGACAGCTGTCATCTTTGCCTTCTTTGTTAAACTCGTTTTGGCAATAGCCACAACAGAAATGGGTCAGATAACACGTTTCTCATCAGATGGCAAGTCTGGAATCTGGTTTGTCCTTCAACAAATTAACTTCGTCTCAGAAAAAAGATCCCTCATCTGGGTAGTGTGTTATCAGCAAATTTTGCCATTCCTGAGCATGCTTCATTTTCCTCTACCGAGAAGACAATTAGTACAAGTCACGTGGGTTTATTTATATTGCATGGCTTTCCAGAACCGATAGGACATGTGTCTGGTTTAGGCAGTGTTAACTAGTGATTTTGGAAGGATGAGAAGTGTCTGCATtatttattaagaaaatgtGTTCTGCTGTATTGTGATATTTATGAAGCTCAGCTCCCACTAGCATTTATTACTGGTAAAAGCAAAGATGATACATTTGAAGTCACACGGTCATTTGGGATGAAGCCAGATATTCCTTAAGATAATATTTTGGCTCGTGGCTTCCGTGCTTCATAAATTGTATTGTAGGGCTCTGGAGCACTCCAGCTGGAATCATAACTTCAGGGAATGCATATTGGATTAGAAATGTTCTTGAATCAGGCTTCCAGGAAAATGGattacagatttttctcttgtcATTGTCATCTCATTTTGCTACAAGTTGATTTTATTCTGGGTTTTAAAACGGAACATCCTGGTGTGCGAAGAACATAAAATTAAGGGCTGTGTCTTAGTgccttaaaatatctttttgtgCACGTCCATTTCAATAGTGTGAATGCTGTGTCTAGACAAAAGAGATCTTCAAATTGCTGTGAGACACAGGACAGCGTTTGGGTAGAGTGATAAACAAGATATGACTGCTGAGGTGTAGCAGCATCTAAAGTAAAAGAGTTTCAACAGAAGCTCATTGCAAAGCAAAcaaggaaaaggaggcagagttagaaaacacagcagcagcagcgagaGAAATTGAAAATAAGGAAGTGTGTGTTTAGACATATTCAGAAAGGGGCTTCCTCTCTGTGGCTGTAACTGCCAAGAGAGTCTTCCCAGCACAGGAAATTACAAGCATGTTGTTTAGTATTTAGCCACCCAACAGGGATTGTGCCTCTAAAACCAAGTAAGTAGGTGTATAAATACTAAAAAtccaatgtgtgtgtgtatgtgtgtgtgttttggtttttctctaGATGCTAAATGAAAGACTGGCTGTAGAAAACCAGGGCTTAAAAGCACTTTGATATTAGTGGGGAGGGAGGCAGAAATTATATcctctttcttgctttccttcctctgttAAGAAAGCGCTTCTTCTCTGTTAACAAGAGCAGGATCCACTTTCTGACCCTAAAGATAGCTATGCATTTTGAGTGGGCTGAAcaatttgttctcttttttcaaGCCTTTTTCCCCTTAATGATTATTGTTCCTGAGATTATTTATTTGGATGGGAAGATGAACATTTAGAGGACTGAAGGTTGTGCTAATGCCTTCTTACCCTTGTTTCATTACTGTGTTCCGAGCAGAGCTCTGATTTGGAACCTCTCGGCTGGCAGTTTATATTATGCTAATGGAAATCTGTTTGCTGGAAATGAAATCTGAATATGCTGTAAGCTTGCTGTCGTTAATAAACTTAAttctggttgtatttttttatttttttcagttggatTCCCATTTTCCACTCCTAATATTGATGGTCTTTAAAGTGCATTTGGATCCAAGACATTTTCTATCACCGAACAAATCGAGAGCCTCCTCTCATCTCAGTGCAATACAGACAGCTTAATATTGTATGACCTCATATTtccaaattaaatgaaaaacgAATTTTCTCTAGCTTTCCATGAAGCTCAGCTATTGCCTGTTAATTTTGACTGTTAGTGCTGATCTTTCAGTTGGATTTACACTGGAAAATGTAGCTTTTAACGGGACGGTTGCTTTTGAGTCTTTGAACGCCTCACTTCATACAGTGTCTCAGGCTTTAGTAAGTTCTCCAGCAAACCATGATATCATAGCCAAAGAAGGGACCAGTGTTTTAATTGAATGTAAACTGAACATCAGCCAGTATCAGTATATTCTTTGGTATAACTCCAGAGGACACCTGCTCAAACAGAAAGATGAAGGTgagcttttctgttgttttctgccCTTCAACATTCCTCTTTTATACAGCATCTGAAAATCTCTGGGACTTTGttactgttttctcttcctATCTCCCCCTTTTGACAACGGAAAGGTAAGGAGAGAGAAGACAAAGCTTTTGCCCTCTGGCATGTCAATTATACCTGAGTTCTTCTGTTTTAGCCCGTCCATCCTGCCCCACAAAATCATTTCATCTGACAGGCATCACAATACTCAATACACAGAAAATTAATCTGCACCCTACCAGATACTAACTGATGTTTTCATTTATCATTGCTCTGGTTTGTATTATGTTTTTCCAAACATAACTTGTGTCCTTTTCCAGATGGCAATCAGTCTTTAAATTTTGTTAGAGGATTTTTTTACAGCATGTGGTAACTTACTacatttgttttctggtttatgcACCGGTGAGACTGTGGAAACTAGCACAGTTTGTAACGGCCAAAGATTAAATATGTGCTATTTAACCCTTTTGTACAGAGGGAGGACATCTTTTCTTGTCTCTTAACAGTTCTGTCCCTGTAGTTTTTAGTTTTTAAGAAACAATGTCTTTTAGAGATGCATGTGCTTTTCTCTATTAGTCATTGAGGTAATTGGATCTTCTCAGAGGCTATTTTTCTATCTTTAAGTATTCAGTAACCTCTTTGTAGTTATAATGCCATCTGGAAATCACTTCAAAGTAGAGTAATTAGAAGAATGAGTTATTAAAACAGTTTTCCCCCAAAGTTATAAATGCACAGGAAATACTGTATAAAACTAGCTTCTCGTATTGATTTCTTCTTACGTGAGTTTTGCTCAGCAGAAAACCACATCTCGAGAAAATCCTGGGCTCTTTTGCCAGCAGAGCCATTTACAGACTCTGATCGTTTTCATGGGTCACTTGACTTTTGACTCTGAACATTTGGAAAATTAGACTTTAGAGAGGACAGTCTTTCAACGTAGCTTTACACAGTGGGTAAAAAGCACTAGTTGAGGATTGAGTTCCCTGTCAGAAAGAGGCAGCAGTCCAAAAGCACGCAAGAAAGTGCAgatgagagaaaggagaaaaaccaGAGAAGCAAGCATGTGGAATAATTTACCATTAAGCAGTAGGATTGGTAACAGGGTTGTGACTTTCTGCATCACAGGCACGTGGAGGGAATTTCAGACCTTGATGTACTGCTTGCATTATGCTAGAAACAGACTGCTAGCTTCCAAGCTCTGTCTCCTGTTGATGGAGCAAATAGGGCATATCTAGTTTACCTcgtggtttttgtttcttttgaatcCCCAGGTGGGCGGTGGAGGATTGCTGACAATTCCCTTAACATCACCAAGGTCAGCTTTGCCGACCGGGGGCGGTACACGTGTGCCGGTGTTGATCGCAATGACACCTTCTATTACGCGGTCACCCTGCGGGTCATCTTCACCTCGGGAGACATGAGTATCTACTACATGATTGTGTGCCTCGTTGCCTTCGCTATCACCCTCATCTTAAACATAACCCGCCTGTGCATGATGAGCAGTCACCTCCGCAAAACAGAGAAGGCCATCAATGAGTTCTTCAGGACGGAAGGGGCTGAGAAGCTTCAGAAGGCTTTCGAGATTGCCAAGCGGATCCCCATCATTACATCTGCCAAAACGCTGGAGCTGGCCAAAGTCACTCAGTTTAAGACCATGGAGTTTGCTCGGTACATCGAAGAGCTTGCCAGAAGCATTCCCCTCCCGCCTCTGATCCTTAACTGCAGGGCGTTCATGGAGGAGATCTTCGAGGCTGTGCGAGTCGACGATCCCGATGAAGTCGGTGAGGAGGGAAAACAGACGCAAGGCTGCGGCGCCCAGGCTGCCATATACCCCATCAACCCAGAGCTCAAGCGCAGCGATTCGCCGGCTGGGGACTCAGACGATGGCTCCATGAACGAGCAAGGTCAAGAGATAGCTGTTCAGGTGTCCATCCACCCGCAGTCAGAGGTGCAGAGCATTGACACTGTGTCTCACGATAGCTGCCAGTTTGCACCTTCCGAGGAAGGTGCCTGCTGAGTCCAGCAATACGCTGCTGTTGAAGGAAGCACAGGTGGCCCCAGGATGCTGCAAGAGAGGGATCTGCAAACAAGCTGCCTCAGTTCCATATGCACAAGTGTTTTCCAAACTGCAGGGTGCCAGAACTGCTACTgaaatctgtattttctgtCAGTGTCGATGTAACAGTTTCCAGTCTGTTAGAGAAAGCCCTTTGGAATATTGTGCagtggcttttctttttaaagcaagctTGCcacacttaaaatattttacaaaccAGGAATTCCGTGTCCTTGGCTCCGTTGTAGTTTCTGATACTTTCAGCTTGTATTAAAGTGGCCCAGCTGAGCAGTACAACTTGCAATAAgatcttttcctttgtgaactttttcttccttcacaaaGTGGAGCTGGAATTCCTTTGAGTCAGTGGTGTTGTCCTGATGAACTGTGTGCTCTTTTTCTATTGCCTTTTGGTGCGTGTAGCCCATCAGAACCACGGTGAGCTGGAACAAATCTATTTTGTGTCGTGCGCTTCTGTGTTGCTCTCAAAGTATACTGGATGTAGGAAAGGAGTAGGACCAGGATCAGCTGCTGGACTAAACAAATTGTTGTAAAAGCAGCCTACAGAACAACCAAGGGATCACAGTTTTCCATGCACCTGCAGAAAACTTGTGTGTACTCCAGTGTGTGGAGAGAGAATTGTTTCCAAGCTCATCGCTTACCCTTGGTGCTGATTGCCAAAGCGCCTTACCCTGGTTCTGTCTTGCAGAGTGAAGCAGGAACAGCACTGCCAGCGCTGCCTTTCCTTTCACTTTGCTGATTTCACTCGTTACAGAAAATCCAAAGTTTTACGTCGTACTTGACATTGTTGTGAGAAAAAAGAATGACAGTAATGTGTAGTGGCATAATCTGAAAACTAATTCGTCTACAGGCCCGGTGTCTCAGGCACTTCTTCCTGAGCAGTGTTTTAATAAAGGAGGTGAAAGGTGGTGAGACAGGATTTGCTCTGGCTAGTACTTTCAGAAAGCAGCTGAGGCAAGTGGTTAGCAGATGGGCTGGCTGAACTATTGACCAGCCTCTGTCTACAGGAGTGGAGGAACTTGTTGAACCTGTCCTGTCTCATCAGCTGAGGAGAGGTGGCATAAGGGAGAGGTGCAGGTGCTGACAGACAGCACACGTGTAAATACTTCACCAAGGATCTCCCACACGGCTTCCTTGGCCGCAGAGATCCGGCCTTGAAGAATCAGAGTGCAGACAGGAATCTAGTTTCTTCTTTCACTCTTtggtgctgatttttttttctccttaacaTTTGTAAGTTGTATCACTTAAATAGCATTTTATGTCCCGTTGAGATTTAGTGGATGTAAGGCTTGTAAGCACTCCACAAATTAATTTCTTACAACTACTGGAAGCATATTGCCATATAATTTTAACAACTTGGCAACAGGAGCACCATTTAATTTCCcacaactctttttttctttccttattatTACAAAAATGTCAGTTGAACAAGGGATTCTGGACAGCTGCTCGGGGTTCTTAAGAGGATTTGACTTTACATTTACATGAGTAGAGGTGGAAAACAAGCAGGCACAGTGATAATAACAGGATGAGGCCGTCTCATATGATGCACGCTCATAACAAAGGGTCTGAACTAATTGTAGGTGTCGTATCCTATCAGAGAATGGGAAACCAAAGCATCTATTACCATTTTAGACTACCTTCTGGGGAAAGTTCTGCAGCAGCTGGTCACCAGGAAATGCAGCCTTAGTTGGCTTGGGTGTGTTGGAGAAAAGAGGTGTTTGTCAGGAAGGAGGAAAATTGCTAGCCGTGGTTATAGTAACATTCCCACCAGCTTTGCCACCCATTCCCAAGACTGTAGCAAACTTACCTGCTTCAGGGGAATAAAGCCTTCTGTAGTCATTTAAAATAGCTACTGCTCTCATCACTAACTTCATTTTTGCTTCCATGGTTTGATGGCACTTTGTGTCCAGGTGAAAAGTTAGTATAGGTTTGTGTAAcctgcctgcttcccttttaAGTTTTTTTGAGGTGATGAGCATTAAAAGATACTCTTGTGGATAAATGCCAAGGTCTAGGAGCCCTGCCAAGATGCTGCTGGCTTCACTTCTGTACTACGCTGAGATCTGCAGGTTTGTTGCACATGCAtgagtggagatttgagggctTTTGGGTGGCCTAGTTGAAAGAGGTGAAGGCTACGAGAGGGAATGAACTAGTTTAATCTCCTTTGTTCCACAGGCTGTCAGGATTGTACCTGCACCTGACTTTTTGTCCCattaacagcttctgtgaaacTGTTGCGTTATACGCAGCAGTAGCATCCTGGACATTTTGCCCCGAAGTACATACACAATGTAGAGACGTAGCTCCAAAATCAAACCTCCATTTAATTGCTTCCTAAGAAGCAGTTGTGCAATCATGATTGACAGATGTCTCATCAGACGTGGCAGCTTACAGGCAGCAGAATGACACTAGAGGTGTGTCAGGTGGGCATCGGGAGAGCAGTTTCCAGCAGTTTCAATCTGTTCTTTGATTTTTATACTTTATTTACATAGCTCCAAGTCCTTCCTAAGAACAGTTGCTTGTTGTCCTTTTGCTGGTGGAGAGGAAAAGATGCTCATGCATAAGGGTCCTCAGAAATGCAGTTGCAGTGTCAATTGCTGGACAGTGAACGTAAGAGTTTTGCTGAATGATGACAGTATTTTGTTCACTAAGTTAATTTCATCCCCGGGAAGGAGGCGGTTTCGTAAGGATTTCAGTAAATCGGGAGCAGTTATTAGATGTAAGAACTGATCCTACTCCCCCTGAATTCAATTAGAGCAGATTTGAAGCTCCAGTGTATGTTGCAAATGATATTACAGGATCTTTATGCATCTGAGAGCAAGGATGATGGTGATGTTATGCTGTAAACGTAATTTCCAGAGAGTGAAACCTGACAGTGGTTTCCAAACAACTTGTGAATTGTTCTTGTTACCCAGAGTAGTTGTTGTGCACTTAAATTCATCTGATGCATCTAATTTAACATTAAAAGATGATGTAAACATCAGTGTTTCTCTCTTGTTGTAGGACAAGGAGAGTCTACCTTGGTTTTCCTTGCTTTAAACTAAGTCCTTTGACAATCACAAggctatttttctcttctttgtgacttacatttattttaaacaatgttAAATCTACTTGTTATGCCAGAGTACCTAAAACTAACTTTGTAGTGGCTATTTGTATTACCTGGATTGGAATGTAGCTGTTTAATGTAACCACCTAGGATTTCATACTTTCATACAATGAACTGGTAgatttgcaaaataaattacagaCAAAAGCTTTGCTTTGTCAGGGGTTTCGTTTTTCCTCAGGGGTGACAGGTGCCTGTTCATCAAGGTTAAGTAGCACCTGTATTCAACTAAGCAGGATGTTGTTAGCCATCCTGACAAAGGTTGCTGGGATATTCATTTGTCTGATGGACTCTTCTTGCTATGGCATCTTTGAGtctgtcttttttgttttaagtctCTAGATCCCAGTGCATCTCATCTGTAATAATTGTTACCAGCTGCGTGAGCAAATGGCAACAGAGCCAAAATGGTTTGGGGAAGCTTGTATGTTCTTGATTTCACTTTTGTAAGCTGAAAGGGTGAGCATGAAGCGCAGTGACCTTCAGCCACTAactgtattttctgttcttacCCTTTTCATGGGATGGTACTATTGTATATTATAAtcacctctttctttctttcttttagtctTCCTCAAAACCCAATGTGTTTGAACACGGCTTAACTGATAAAAAGCCACACAGCACCAAAGTGGAGTATCTAAAGCTTTCAGGTGACCAAGTCTGTGTTGCTGTTTTCCCAGTGAGTTGCTGAGATGACCTAAAGAAAT
Protein-coding sequences here:
- the MFAP3 gene encoding microfibril-associated glycoprotein 3, with translation MKLSYCLLILTVSADLSVGFTLENVAFNGTVAFESLNASLHTVSQALVSSPANHDIIAKEGTSVLIECKLNISQYQYILWYNSRGHLLKQKDEGGRWRIADNSLNITKVSFADRGRYTCAGVDRNDTFYYAVTLRVIFTSGDMSIYYMIVCLVAFAITLILNITRLCMMSSHLRKTEKAINEFFRTEGAEKLQKAFEIAKRIPIITSAKTLELAKVTQFKTMEFARYIEELARSIPLPPLILNCRAFMEEIFEAVRVDDPDEVGEEGKQTQGCGAQAAIYPINPELKRSDSPAGDSDDGSMNEQGQEIAVQVSIHPQSEVQSIDTVSHDSCQFAPSEEGAC